A genomic window from Terrisporobacter glycolicus ATCC 14880 = DSM 1288 includes:
- a CDS encoding coenzyme F420-0:L-glutamate ligase, with amino-acid sequence MERVIGTVVRGLRCPIIKEGDKIEDIVVESVLKASEVEGFTINDKDIVTVTESVVARAQGNYASIDNIAKDVKSKFGDDTIGVIFPILSRNRFAICLRGIAKEAKKIVLMLSYPSDEVGNHLVDLDMLDDKGVNPWTDVLTEQEFRNLFGYNKHTFTGVDYIDYYKSLIQEYGVECEVIFSNNPKTILNYTKSVLTCDIHTRFRTKKILKSNGVEKIYSLDDILCESIDGSGCNEAYGLLGSNKSTEETVKLFPRNCQPIVDNIQAILKEKTGKDVEVMIYGDGAFKDPVGKIWELADPVVSPAYTSGLNGTPNEIKLKYLADNNFADLKGEELKKAISEYIKNKESDLVGTMESQGTTPRRLTDLIGSLSDLTSGSGDKGTPIIFIQGYFDNYTK; translated from the coding sequence TTGGAAAGAGTTATTGGTACAGTTGTTAGGGGACTTCGTTGCCCAATCATTAAAGAAGGCGATAAAATCGAAGATATAGTTGTGGAAAGTGTACTTAAAGCTTCAGAAGTGGAAGGCTTTACTATAAATGATAAGGACATAGTTACTGTAACTGAATCAGTAGTTGCACGTGCTCAAGGAAATTATGCTTCTATAGATAATATCGCTAAAGATGTTAAATCTAAATTTGGTGACGATACTATTGGTGTAATATTCCCTATCTTAAGTCGTAACCGTTTCGCAATCTGCCTTCGTGGTATAGCAAAGGAAGCTAAAAAAATAGTATTAATGTTAAGCTACCCATCTGATGAAGTTGGAAATCATCTAGTTGACTTAGATATGTTAGATGATAAGGGAGTTAATCCTTGGACAGATGTTTTAACAGAGCAAGAATTCCGTAATCTGTTTGGGTATAATAAACATACTTTCACAGGTGTTGATTACATTGATTACTATAAATCTTTAATCCAAGAATATGGTGTTGAGTGTGAAGTAATATTCTCAAACAATCCTAAAACTATCTTAAATTATACAAAGAGCGTTCTTACTTGTGATATTCATACAAGATTTAGAACTAAGAAAATTTTAAAATCAAATGGTGTAGAAAAGATCTATAGCCTTGATGATATATTATGTGAATCTATTGATGGAAGTGGATGTAATGAAGCTTATGGATTACTAGGTTCAAACAAATCAACAGAAGAAACTGTTAAGCTTTTCCCTCGTAACTGTCAACCTATCGTTGATAATATACAAGCTATTCTTAAAGAGAAAACAGGAAAAGATGTTGAAGTAATGATTTATGGAGATGGAGCTTTCAAGGATCCAGTGGGTAAGATTTGGGAACTTGCTGACCCAGTCGTTTCACCAGCTTATACATCTGGCTTAAATGGTACTCCAAATGAAATAAAATTAAAGTATCTTGCTGATAATAACTTCGCTGATTTAAAGGGTGAAGAACTTAAGAAGGCAATATCAGAATATATTAAAAATAAGGAATCAGATTTAGTTGGAACTATGGAATCACAAGGTACTACTCCAAGAAGACTTACTGACCTTATAGGATCATTATCTGACTTAACTTCAGGAAGTGGAGATAAGGGAACTCCTATTATATTCATCCAAGGTTATTTCGATAATTATACAAAGTAA
- a CDS encoding LysR family transcriptional regulator has translation MVTKLDLYKVFCQVGKSKSFSKASKELYMTQPAVSQAIMQLEGELDIRLFNRTPRGVSLTNEGSLLFEYVNSAINLINAGEEKILEFKDLTVGELKIGVGDTISKYFLIPYLEFFHNRYPNIKFKIINGTTLELCALIKSGEINIAICNFPIDDHSLELRPCGEVRDIFVCGEKYKDLSTEKISLEEMVKYPLIFLEPNSNSRKYVEKFMMSKGIKISPEFELGSFDLLLEFAKINLGIACVVKEFSRDYLEKGLLYEVNILEEIPSRSIGVCYLKGVPLSLASAKFVEILLSSNFSLNDSI, from the coding sequence ATGGTTACTAAATTAGATTTATATAAGGTGTTTTGTCAGGTAGGAAAAAGTAAAAGCTTTTCAAAGGCATCAAAGGAGCTTTACATGACACAGCCAGCAGTGAGCCAAGCTATAATGCAATTAGAAGGAGAACTAGATATTAGACTTTTTAATAGAACACCTAGGGGGGTATCCTTAACTAATGAGGGGAGCCTTTTATTTGAATATGTAAATTCAGCAATTAATTTAATCAATGCTGGAGAAGAAAAAATATTAGAATTTAAAGATTTAACTGTGGGAGAGTTAAAGATTGGGGTAGGAGATACTATATCTAAGTATTTTCTAATTCCATATTTAGAGTTTTTTCATAATAGGTATCCTAATATTAAGTTTAAGATTATAAATGGCACTACCTTAGAACTTTGCGCATTAATTAAGTCAGGAGAAATCAATATTGCAATTTGTAATTTTCCAATTGATGATCACTCATTAGAATTAAGACCTTGTGGAGAGGTTAGAGATATTTTTGTTTGTGGAGAAAAGTATAAGGATTTATCAACGGAGAAAATCTCATTAGAAGAAATGGTAAAATATCCTTTAATATTTCTAGAACCTAATTCAAATTCAAGAAAGTATGTAGAAAAGTTCATGATGTCCAAAGGGATAAAGATTTCTCCAGAGTTTGAACTTGGATCTTTTGATTTATTGTTGGAGTTTGCGAAGATAAATTTAGGGATTGCTTGTGTAGTAAAGGAGTTTTCAAGGGATTATTTAGAAAAGGGATTATTGTACGAGGTTAATATTTTAGAAGAAATACCAAGTAGAAGTATTGGTGTTTGTTATTTAAAGGGAGTTCCACTTTCATTAGCTTCTGCAAAATTTGTTGAGATATTATTATCCTCTAACTTTTCATTGAATGATAGTATATAG
- a CDS encoding glycoside hydrolase family 10 protein has translation MRNDCKKVELRGVWITTAYDIDWPKTQNNPKAQMKEFIDILENLKSLNFNAVFVQIRPVSDALYKSGINPWSEYLTGKQGVNPGYDPLKFMIEETHKRNMEFHAWLNPYRVTTQGTDLNKLANNNVAKLRPDWVLPFENALFYNPENSEVVNYIAVTVYEIIKNYCVDGIHFDDYFYPYNYPLPEGEDREGEIANNRREAVTQMIRLVYNVIKSIRPSVQFGISPFGVWKNKSSDIKGSESKNLESYYDAYMDTVTWVEEGIIDYIAPQIYWTIDNKNSPYETLVKWWSDLVEGTDVTLYIGQNINNVEIAKEIAQEITINRTYCEVEGSIFFSMRNIEENTGNVVEQFKQVYSCKAITPVQWDNMYR, from the coding sequence ATGAGAAATGATTGTAAAAAAGTAGAACTTAGGGGAGTATGGATAACAACTGCATATGATATTGATTGGCCTAAAACGCAAAATAATCCTAAAGCACAAATGAAAGAATTTATAGATATATTAGAAAATTTAAAATCATTAAATTTCAATGCTGTATTTGTTCAAATAAGACCAGTATCAGATGCATTATACAAATCAGGTATAAATCCATGGTCAGAATATCTTACAGGAAAGCAAGGTGTTAATCCAGGATATGATCCGTTAAAATTTATGATTGAAGAAACTCACAAAAGAAATATGGAGTTTCATGCTTGGCTAAATCCATATAGAGTAACTACACAAGGGACTGATTTAAATAAATTAGCAAACAATAATGTAGCAAAATTAAGACCAGATTGGGTGCTACCTTTTGAAAATGCATTATTTTATAACCCAGAAAATTCAGAAGTTGTAAACTATATTGCTGTTACAGTTTATGAAATAATAAAAAACTACTGTGTAGACGGAATTCATTTTGATGATTATTTTTATCCGTACAATTATCCTCTACCAGAAGGCGAAGATAGAGAAGGAGAAATTGCAAATAACAGACGTGAGGCCGTAACCCAAATGATTAGATTAGTATATAACGTCATAAAATCAATAAGACCATCTGTTCAATTTGGTATAAGTCCATTTGGTGTGTGGAAAAATAAAAGTAGCGATATTAAGGGATCTGAGAGCAAAAACTTAGAAAGCTATTATGATGCATATATGGATACTGTAACTTGGGTAGAAGAAGGTATTATAGACTATATAGCTCCTCAAATTTATTGGACTATAGACAACAAAAATAGCCCTTATGAAACTTTAGTAAAATGGTGGTCAGATTTAGTAGAGGGTACAGATGTTACTTTATATATAGGTCAAAATATAAATAATGTAGAAATAGCAAAAGAAATAGCTCAAGAGATAACTATAAATAGAACTTACTGTGAGGTTGAAGGAAGTATATTTTTTAGTATGAGAAATATAGAAGAAAACACAGGAAATGTAGTAGAACAATTTAAACAAGTATATAGTTGTAAGGCTATTACACCTGTACAATGGGATAACATGTATAGGTAA